From one Gadus morhua chromosome 8, gadMor3.0, whole genome shotgun sequence genomic stretch:
- the LOC115549428 gene encoding transcriptional repressor p66 alpha isoform X1, protein MRRMSEEAVRQTRSQKRALEKDAPAAPSEQSDTESDSKKPKMDDLEPGNQSAQPNHDVSPALTDEQSPSRVEPEAAESREEPALSRLLLPLVPTETPPPTKEDPEQTPTPILTPTQTLIKTPIQAPIKTPIQTLTPIPIQTPTPILAATPIPIQPLIQTPTPARTPTPTQIPTSQSVEPIPDNRTDQKDRAGRVKAEPAVVVDPRSRLRPAEAKGSGGILAAGEVKATIKVEVQTAEPVDMSTSKGNSVKKEKRPPANDDDDDDVIILSDNESSSPPMNGLSHFKELDTDLLMKSSPEERERIIKQLKEELRLEEAKLVLLKKLRQSQIQKDTLQKPSGLSGSAAPPPLIRGTITGNKLSQQVSGRLTNLHTQVIATGRSSGTVIPPPLVRGGQQLSSKHGSQIIMPPLVRGAQPISVSPQQIQALRQQQQQQQQQQQQQQQQQQQLAASGGPGSGPPPLLLGTRISAPGSQGQRGMGQSGLVRVGNVGNTNLLVNMSQASSTNLKVSSMTSQSGSSNMSVVNINDTPASRQAAAKLALRKQLEKTLLEIPPPKPPAPEFNFLPSAANNEFIYLVGLEEVVQNLLDTIHRGKTGVATSKLNPREPFTCTQCSTDFTCRWRQDKAKGGTILCEDCMSSNQKKALKAEHTNRLKAAFVKALQQEQEIEQRILQQSASPVSHSTSSTSSSSSSSPSMKADQLGAQQLKQVQARVSSMQHQHHHQHSRGQNIVHHHSSSIKQSPQGQLSRGTVSSMGVRGVPHSFSSSSQLQSAVAAAALVNRPGKHAHVSRPSAQSLKVSSRGISGRSSVSGHGGSASASAWKKQSDSHTGVTMAYVNPSLSGHKTSSTVDARQREYLLDMIPSRSISQTANTWK, encoded by the exons ATGAG GAGGATGTCTGAAGAGGCGGTTCGCCAGACACGCAGCCAGAAGAGAGCGCTGGAGAAAGACGCCCCGGCGGCCCCCTCCGAGCAGTCCGACACCGAGAGCGACAGCAAGAAGCCCAAGATGGACGACCTCGAGCCAGGAAACCAGTCTGCCCAACCAAACCATGACGTCAGTCCTGCACTTACTGATGAACAGAGTCCATCCCGGGTTGAACCCGAGGCGGCGGAGAGTCGTGAGGAACCTGCGCTGAGCCGGCTTCTGCTgcctttggtgccgaccgaaaccCCTCCGCCGACGAAGGAGGACCCAGAGCAGACCCCGACTCCGATCCTGACCCCTACCCAGACTCTGATCAAGACCCCGATCCAGGCTCCGATCAAGACCCCCATCCAGACCCTGACCCCGATCCCGATCCAGACCCCGACCCCGATCCTGGCCGCGACCCCGATCCCAATCCAGCCCCTGATCCAGACCCCGACCCCGGCCCGGACCCCGACCCCGACGCAGATACCGACCTCGCAGTCGGTTGAACCCATCCCAGACAACCGGACTGACCAAAAGGACCGGGCCGGCAGGGTAAAGGCAGAACCCGCCGTGGTTGTTGATCCCCGGAGCCGGCTCCGCCCGGCAGAAGCGAAGGGGTCTGGCGGTATTCTGGCTGCCGGGGAGGTGAAAGCCACCATTAAAGTGGAGGTTCAGACAGCGGAGCCTGTGGATATGAGCACCTCAAAAGG CAACAGCGTAAAGAAGGAGAAGCGTCCGCCAGCCAAtgacgacgatgacgacgacgtCATCATCCTATCAGACAATGAATCTTCCAGTCCACCAATGAACGGCCTAAGCCACTTCAAGGAGCTGGACACCGATCTGCTCATG aAGAGCAGCCCAGAAGAGAGGGAGCGCATCATTAAGCAGCTGAAAGAGGAGCTCAGGCTGGAGGAGGCCAAACTGGTGCTGCTTAAGAAACTCAGACAGAGTCAGATCCAGAAGGACACACTTCAGAAG CCCTCGGGCCTGTCTGGCTCCgcagctccccctcctctgatCCGGGGAACCATTACAGGGAATAAGCTCTCCCAACAGGTCAGCGGTCGCTtgacaaacctacacacacaagta attGCGACAGGTCGTAGTTCGGGGACGGttatccctccccctctagTGCGAGGCGGGCAGCAGTTGTCGTCCAAGCATGGCTCCCAGATCATCATGCCACCTCTCGTAAGAGGGGCCCAG CCCATCTCTGTTTCTCCACAGCAGATCCAGGCTCtccgtcagcagcagcagcagcagcagcagcagcagcaacagcagcagcagcagcagcagcagttggcTGCTTCTGGTGGCCCTGGGTCAGGTCCCCCTCCCTTGCTGTTGGGGACCAGAATCTCGGCTCCCGGCTCCCAGGGCCAAAGGGGTATGGGCCAGTCAGGCCTCGTTAGGGTTGGCAATGTTGGCAATACTAACTTGCTGGTCAATATGTCACAG GCATCGTCAACCAACTTAAAGGTCTCCTCTATGACATCCCAGTCAGGAAGCAGCAACATGTCTGTGGTCAATATAAATGATACCCCAGCAAGCCGCCAGGCTGCTGCTAAACTGGCCCTGCGCAAACAATTGGAAAAGACCCTCTTGGAGATTCCTCCACCAAAACCCCCTGCGCCAGAATTCAACTTCTTGCCCTCGGCTGCAAATAATGAATTCATCTACCTGGTGGGATTGGAAGAAGTTGTACAAAATCTGCTTGATACTATCCACAGAG GAAAGACGGGTGTTGCAACATCTAAGCTTAATCCCAGAGAACCCTTCACCTGCACCCAGTGCAGCACCGACTTCACCTGCCGCTGGAGGCAGGACAAGGCAAAGGGTGGGACCATCCTCTGTGAGGACTGTATGTCATCCAATCAGAAGAAGGCTTTGAAAGCGGAGCACACCAATAGGCTCAAAGCTGCGTTCGTGAAGGCcctgcagcaggagcaggaaATAGAGCAGCGCATCCTTCAGCAGTCCGCCTCACCGGTCTCCCAcagcacctcctccacttcctcctcctcttcctcatccccatCGATGAAGGCAGACCAGCTGGGCGCACAGCAGCTGAAGCAAGTCCAGGCGAGGGTGTCCTCCATGCAGCAtcagcaccatcaccagcaTAGTAGAGGACAGAACATCGTTCACCACCACTCTTCCAGCATCAAGCAG AGCCCTCAGGGCCAGCTGTCCCGAGGCACTGTTTCGTCCATGGGGGTGAGGGGAGTCCCCcactcgttctcctcctcctcccagctgcAGAGCGCAGTAGCAGCCGCGGCCTTGGTCAACCGGCCTGGTAAGCATGCCCATGTGTCCCGCCCCTCTGCCCAGAGCTTAAAGGTGAGCAGCAGGGGGATCAGCGGCAGAAGCAGTGTCAGCGGACACGGAGGTAGTGCATCAGCCAGTGCATGGAAGAAGCAGAGCGACAGCCACACAG GAGTAACCATGGCTTATGTCAACCCAAGTCTTTCCGGCCATAAGACCTCATCCACCGTCGACGCTCGTCAGAGGGAGTACCTTCTGGACATGATTCCATCGCGCTCGATCTCCCAGACAGCAAACACGTggaaataa
- the LOC115549428 gene encoding transcriptional repressor p66 alpha isoform X8 encodes MRRMSEEAVRQTRSQKRALEKDAPAAPSEQSDTESDSKKPKMDDLEPGNQSAQPNHDVSPALTDEQSPSRVEPEAAESREEPALSRLLLPLVPTETPPPTKEDPEQTPTPILTPTQTLIKTPIQAPIKTPIQTLTPIPIQTPTPILAATPIPIQPLIQTPTPARTPTPTQIPTSQSVEPIPDNRTDQKDRAGRVKAEPAVVVDPRSRLRPAEAKGSGGILAAGEVKATIKVEVQTAEPVDMSTSKGNSVKKEKRPPANDDDDDDVIILSDNESSSPPMNGLSHFKELDTDLLMKSSPEERERIIKQLKEELRLEEAKLVLLKKLRQSQIQKDTLQKPSGLSGSAAPPPLIRGTITGNKLSQQVSGRLTNLHTQVIATGRSSGTVIPPPLVRGGQQLSSKHGSQIIMPPLVRGAQPISVSPQQIQALRQQQQQQQQQQQQQQQQQQQLAASGGPGSGPPPLLLGTRISAPGSQGQRGMGQSGLVRVGNVGNTNLLVNMSQASSTNLKVSSMTSQSGSSNMSVVNINDTPASRQAAAKLALRKQLEKTLLEIPPPKPPAPEFNFLPSAANNEFIYLVGLEEVVQNLLDTIHRGKTGVATSKLNPREPFTCTQCSTDFTCRWRQDKAKGGTILCEDCMSSNQKKALKAEHTNRLKAAFVKALQQEQEIEQRILQQSASPVSHSTSSTSSSSSSSPSMKADQLGAQQLKQVQARVSSMQHQHHHQHSRGQNIVHHHSSSIKQSPQGQLSRGTVSSMGVRGVPHSFSSSSQLQSAVAAAALVNRPGVTMAYVNPSLSGHKTSSTVDARQREYLLDMIPSRSISQTANTWK; translated from the exons ATGAG GAGGATGTCTGAAGAGGCGGTTCGCCAGACACGCAGCCAGAAGAGAGCGCTGGAGAAAGACGCCCCGGCGGCCCCCTCCGAGCAGTCCGACACCGAGAGCGACAGCAAGAAGCCCAAGATGGACGACCTCGAGCCAGGAAACCAGTCTGCCCAACCAAACCATGACGTCAGTCCTGCACTTACTGATGAACAGAGTCCATCCCGGGTTGAACCCGAGGCGGCGGAGAGTCGTGAGGAACCTGCGCTGAGCCGGCTTCTGCTgcctttggtgccgaccgaaaccCCTCCGCCGACGAAGGAGGACCCAGAGCAGACCCCGACTCCGATCCTGACCCCTACCCAGACTCTGATCAAGACCCCGATCCAGGCTCCGATCAAGACCCCCATCCAGACCCTGACCCCGATCCCGATCCAGACCCCGACCCCGATCCTGGCCGCGACCCCGATCCCAATCCAGCCCCTGATCCAGACCCCGACCCCGGCCCGGACCCCGACCCCGACGCAGATACCGACCTCGCAGTCGGTTGAACCCATCCCAGACAACCGGACTGACCAAAAGGACCGGGCCGGCAGGGTAAAGGCAGAACCCGCCGTGGTTGTTGATCCCCGGAGCCGGCTCCGCCCGGCAGAAGCGAAGGGGTCTGGCGGTATTCTGGCTGCCGGGGAGGTGAAAGCCACCATTAAAGTGGAGGTTCAGACAGCGGAGCCTGTGGATATGAGCACCTCAAAAGG CAACAGCGTAAAGAAGGAGAAGCGTCCGCCAGCCAAtgacgacgatgacgacgacgtCATCATCCTATCAGACAATGAATCTTCCAGTCCACCAATGAACGGCCTAAGCCACTTCAAGGAGCTGGACACCGATCTGCTCATG aAGAGCAGCCCAGAAGAGAGGGAGCGCATCATTAAGCAGCTGAAAGAGGAGCTCAGGCTGGAGGAGGCCAAACTGGTGCTGCTTAAGAAACTCAGACAGAGTCAGATCCAGAAGGACACACTTCAGAAG CCCTCGGGCCTGTCTGGCTCCgcagctccccctcctctgatCCGGGGAACCATTACAGGGAATAAGCTCTCCCAACAGGTCAGCGGTCGCTtgacaaacctacacacacaagta attGCGACAGGTCGTAGTTCGGGGACGGttatccctccccctctagTGCGAGGCGGGCAGCAGTTGTCGTCCAAGCATGGCTCCCAGATCATCATGCCACCTCTCGTAAGAGGGGCCCAG CCCATCTCTGTTTCTCCACAGCAGATCCAGGCTCtccgtcagcagcagcagcagcagcagcagcagcagcaacagcagcagcagcagcagcagcagttggcTGCTTCTGGTGGCCCTGGGTCAGGTCCCCCTCCCTTGCTGTTGGGGACCAGAATCTCGGCTCCCGGCTCCCAGGGCCAAAGGGGTATGGGCCAGTCAGGCCTCGTTAGGGTTGGCAATGTTGGCAATACTAACTTGCTGGTCAATATGTCACAG GCATCGTCAACCAACTTAAAGGTCTCCTCTATGACATCCCAGTCAGGAAGCAGCAACATGTCTGTGGTCAATATAAATGATACCCCAGCAAGCCGCCAGGCTGCTGCTAAACTGGCCCTGCGCAAACAATTGGAAAAGACCCTCTTGGAGATTCCTCCACCAAAACCCCCTGCGCCAGAATTCAACTTCTTGCCCTCGGCTGCAAATAATGAATTCATCTACCTGGTGGGATTGGAAGAAGTTGTACAAAATCTGCTTGATACTATCCACAGAG GAAAGACGGGTGTTGCAACATCTAAGCTTAATCCCAGAGAACCCTTCACCTGCACCCAGTGCAGCACCGACTTCACCTGCCGCTGGAGGCAGGACAAGGCAAAGGGTGGGACCATCCTCTGTGAGGACTGTATGTCATCCAATCAGAAGAAGGCTTTGAAAGCGGAGCACACCAATAGGCTCAAAGCTGCGTTCGTGAAGGCcctgcagcaggagcaggaaATAGAGCAGCGCATCCTTCAGCAGTCCGCCTCACCGGTCTCCCAcagcacctcctccacttcctcctcctcttcctcatccccatCGATGAAGGCAGACCAGCTGGGCGCACAGCAGCTGAAGCAAGTCCAGGCGAGGGTGTCCTCCATGCAGCAtcagcaccatcaccagcaTAGTAGAGGACAGAACATCGTTCACCACCACTCTTCCAGCATCAAGCAG AGCCCTCAGGGCCAGCTGTCCCGAGGCACTGTTTCGTCCATGGGGGTGAGGGGAGTCCCCcactcgttctcctcctcctcccagctgcAGAGCGCAGTAGCAGCCGCGGCCTTGGTCAACCGGCCTG GAGTAACCATGGCTTATGTCAACCCAAGTCTTTCCGGCCATAAGACCTCATCCACCGTCGACGCTCGTCAGAGGGAGTACCTTCTGGACATGATTCCATCGCGCTCGATCTCCCAGACAGCAAACACGTggaaataa
- the LOC115549428 gene encoding transcriptional repressor p66 alpha isoform X2 — MSEEAVRQTRSQKRALEKDAPAAPSEQSDTESDSKKPKMDDLEPGNQSAQPNHDVSPALTDEQSPSRVEPEAAESREEPALSRLLLPLVPTETPPPTKEDPEQTPTPILTPTQTLIKTPIQAPIKTPIQTLTPIPIQTPTPILAATPIPIQPLIQTPTPARTPTPTQIPTSQSVEPIPDNRTDQKDRAGRVKAEPAVVVDPRSRLRPAEAKGSGGILAAGEVKATIKVEVQTAEPVDMSTSKGNSVKKEKRPPANDDDDDDVIILSDNESSSPPMNGLSHFKELDTDLLMKSSPEERERIIKQLKEELRLEEAKLVLLKKLRQSQIQKDTLQKPSGLSGSAAPPPLIRGTITGNKLSQQVSGRLTNLHTQVIATGRSSGTVIPPPLVRGGQQLSSKHGSQIIMPPLVRGAQPISVSPQQIQALRQQQQQQQQQQQQQQQQQQQLAASGGPGSGPPPLLLGTRISAPGSQGQRGMGQSGLVRVGNVGNTNLLVNMSQASSTNLKVSSMTSQSGSSNMSVVNINDTPASRQAAAKLALRKQLEKTLLEIPPPKPPAPEFNFLPSAANNEFIYLVGLEEVVQNLLDTIHRGKTGVATSKLNPREPFTCTQCSTDFTCRWRQDKAKGGTILCEDCMSSNQKKALKAEHTNRLKAAFVKALQQEQEIEQRILQQSASPVSHSTSSTSSSSSSSPSMKADQLGAQQLKQVQARVSSMQHQHHHQHSRGQNIVHHHSSSIKQSPQGQLSRGTVSSMGVRGVPHSFSSSSQLQSAVAAAALVNRPGKHAHVSRPSAQSLKVSSRGISGRSSVSGHGGSASASAWKKQSDSHTGVTMAYVNPSLSGHKTSSTVDARQREYLLDMIPSRSISQTANTWK; from the exons ATGTCTGAAGAGGCGGTTCGCCAGACACGCAGCCAGAAGAGAGCGCTGGAGAAAGACGCCCCGGCGGCCCCCTCCGAGCAGTCCGACACCGAGAGCGACAGCAAGAAGCCCAAGATGGACGACCTCGAGCCAGGAAACCAGTCTGCCCAACCAAACCATGACGTCAGTCCTGCACTTACTGATGAACAGAGTCCATCCCGGGTTGAACCCGAGGCGGCGGAGAGTCGTGAGGAACCTGCGCTGAGCCGGCTTCTGCTgcctttggtgccgaccgaaaccCCTCCGCCGACGAAGGAGGACCCAGAGCAGACCCCGACTCCGATCCTGACCCCTACCCAGACTCTGATCAAGACCCCGATCCAGGCTCCGATCAAGACCCCCATCCAGACCCTGACCCCGATCCCGATCCAGACCCCGACCCCGATCCTGGCCGCGACCCCGATCCCAATCCAGCCCCTGATCCAGACCCCGACCCCGGCCCGGACCCCGACCCCGACGCAGATACCGACCTCGCAGTCGGTTGAACCCATCCCAGACAACCGGACTGACCAAAAGGACCGGGCCGGCAGGGTAAAGGCAGAACCCGCCGTGGTTGTTGATCCCCGGAGCCGGCTCCGCCCGGCAGAAGCGAAGGGGTCTGGCGGTATTCTGGCTGCCGGGGAGGTGAAAGCCACCATTAAAGTGGAGGTTCAGACAGCGGAGCCTGTGGATATGAGCACCTCAAAAGG CAACAGCGTAAAGAAGGAGAAGCGTCCGCCAGCCAAtgacgacgatgacgacgacgtCATCATCCTATCAGACAATGAATCTTCCAGTCCACCAATGAACGGCCTAAGCCACTTCAAGGAGCTGGACACCGATCTGCTCATG aAGAGCAGCCCAGAAGAGAGGGAGCGCATCATTAAGCAGCTGAAAGAGGAGCTCAGGCTGGAGGAGGCCAAACTGGTGCTGCTTAAGAAACTCAGACAGAGTCAGATCCAGAAGGACACACTTCAGAAG CCCTCGGGCCTGTCTGGCTCCgcagctccccctcctctgatCCGGGGAACCATTACAGGGAATAAGCTCTCCCAACAGGTCAGCGGTCGCTtgacaaacctacacacacaagta attGCGACAGGTCGTAGTTCGGGGACGGttatccctccccctctagTGCGAGGCGGGCAGCAGTTGTCGTCCAAGCATGGCTCCCAGATCATCATGCCACCTCTCGTAAGAGGGGCCCAG CCCATCTCTGTTTCTCCACAGCAGATCCAGGCTCtccgtcagcagcagcagcagcagcagcagcagcagcaacagcagcagcagcagcagcagcagttggcTGCTTCTGGTGGCCCTGGGTCAGGTCCCCCTCCCTTGCTGTTGGGGACCAGAATCTCGGCTCCCGGCTCCCAGGGCCAAAGGGGTATGGGCCAGTCAGGCCTCGTTAGGGTTGGCAATGTTGGCAATACTAACTTGCTGGTCAATATGTCACAG GCATCGTCAACCAACTTAAAGGTCTCCTCTATGACATCCCAGTCAGGAAGCAGCAACATGTCTGTGGTCAATATAAATGATACCCCAGCAAGCCGCCAGGCTGCTGCTAAACTGGCCCTGCGCAAACAATTGGAAAAGACCCTCTTGGAGATTCCTCCACCAAAACCCCCTGCGCCAGAATTCAACTTCTTGCCCTCGGCTGCAAATAATGAATTCATCTACCTGGTGGGATTGGAAGAAGTTGTACAAAATCTGCTTGATACTATCCACAGAG GAAAGACGGGTGTTGCAACATCTAAGCTTAATCCCAGAGAACCCTTCACCTGCACCCAGTGCAGCACCGACTTCACCTGCCGCTGGAGGCAGGACAAGGCAAAGGGTGGGACCATCCTCTGTGAGGACTGTATGTCATCCAATCAGAAGAAGGCTTTGAAAGCGGAGCACACCAATAGGCTCAAAGCTGCGTTCGTGAAGGCcctgcagcaggagcaggaaATAGAGCAGCGCATCCTTCAGCAGTCCGCCTCACCGGTCTCCCAcagcacctcctccacttcctcctcctcttcctcatccccatCGATGAAGGCAGACCAGCTGGGCGCACAGCAGCTGAAGCAAGTCCAGGCGAGGGTGTCCTCCATGCAGCAtcagcaccatcaccagcaTAGTAGAGGACAGAACATCGTTCACCACCACTCTTCCAGCATCAAGCAG AGCCCTCAGGGCCAGCTGTCCCGAGGCACTGTTTCGTCCATGGGGGTGAGGGGAGTCCCCcactcgttctcctcctcctcccagctgcAGAGCGCAGTAGCAGCCGCGGCCTTGGTCAACCGGCCTGGTAAGCATGCCCATGTGTCCCGCCCCTCTGCCCAGAGCTTAAAGGTGAGCAGCAGGGGGATCAGCGGCAGAAGCAGTGTCAGCGGACACGGAGGTAGTGCATCAGCCAGTGCATGGAAGAAGCAGAGCGACAGCCACACAG GAGTAACCATGGCTTATGTCAACCCAAGTCTTTCCGGCCATAAGACCTCATCCACCGTCGACGCTCGTCAGAGGGAGTACCTTCTGGACATGATTCCATCGCGCTCGATCTCCCAGACAGCAAACACGTggaaataa
- the LOC115549428 gene encoding transcriptional repressor p66 alpha isoform X3 produces the protein MRRMSEEAVRQTRSQKRALEKDAPAAPSEQSDTESDSKKPKMDDLEPGNQSAQPNHDVSPALTDEQSPSRVEPEAAESREEPALSRLLLPLVPTETPPPTKEDPEQTPTPILTPTQTLIKTPIQAPIKTPIQTLTPIPIQTPTPILAATPIPIQPLIQTPTPARTPTPTQIPTSQSVEPIPDNRTDQKDRAGRVKAEPAVVVDPRSRLRPAEAKGSGGILAAGEVKATIKVEVQTAEPVDMSTSKGNSVKKEKRPPANDDDDDDVIILSDNESSSPPMNGLSHFKELDTDLLMKSSPEERERIIKQLKEELRLEEAKLVLLKKLRQSQIQKDTLQKPSGLSGSAAPPPLIRGTITGNKLSQQVSGRLTNLHTQVIATGRSSGTVIPPPLVRGGQQLSSKHGSQIIMPPLVRGAQQIQALRQQQQQQQQQQQQQQQQQQQLAASGGPGSGPPPLLLGTRISAPGSQGQRGMGQSGLVRVGNVGNTNLLVNMSQASSTNLKVSSMTSQSGSSNMSVVNINDTPASRQAAAKLALRKQLEKTLLEIPPPKPPAPEFNFLPSAANNEFIYLVGLEEVVQNLLDTIHRGKTGVATSKLNPREPFTCTQCSTDFTCRWRQDKAKGGTILCEDCMSSNQKKALKAEHTNRLKAAFVKALQQEQEIEQRILQQSASPVSHSTSSTSSSSSSSPSMKADQLGAQQLKQVQARVSSMQHQHHHQHSRGQNIVHHHSSSIKQSPQGQLSRGTVSSMGVRGVPHSFSSSSQLQSAVAAAALVNRPGKHAHVSRPSAQSLKVSSRGISGRSSVSGHGGSASASAWKKQSDSHTGVTMAYVNPSLSGHKTSSTVDARQREYLLDMIPSRSISQTANTWK, from the exons ATGAG GAGGATGTCTGAAGAGGCGGTTCGCCAGACACGCAGCCAGAAGAGAGCGCTGGAGAAAGACGCCCCGGCGGCCCCCTCCGAGCAGTCCGACACCGAGAGCGACAGCAAGAAGCCCAAGATGGACGACCTCGAGCCAGGAAACCAGTCTGCCCAACCAAACCATGACGTCAGTCCTGCACTTACTGATGAACAGAGTCCATCCCGGGTTGAACCCGAGGCGGCGGAGAGTCGTGAGGAACCTGCGCTGAGCCGGCTTCTGCTgcctttggtgccgaccgaaaccCCTCCGCCGACGAAGGAGGACCCAGAGCAGACCCCGACTCCGATCCTGACCCCTACCCAGACTCTGATCAAGACCCCGATCCAGGCTCCGATCAAGACCCCCATCCAGACCCTGACCCCGATCCCGATCCAGACCCCGACCCCGATCCTGGCCGCGACCCCGATCCCAATCCAGCCCCTGATCCAGACCCCGACCCCGGCCCGGACCCCGACCCCGACGCAGATACCGACCTCGCAGTCGGTTGAACCCATCCCAGACAACCGGACTGACCAAAAGGACCGGGCCGGCAGGGTAAAGGCAGAACCCGCCGTGGTTGTTGATCCCCGGAGCCGGCTCCGCCCGGCAGAAGCGAAGGGGTCTGGCGGTATTCTGGCTGCCGGGGAGGTGAAAGCCACCATTAAAGTGGAGGTTCAGACAGCGGAGCCTGTGGATATGAGCACCTCAAAAGG CAACAGCGTAAAGAAGGAGAAGCGTCCGCCAGCCAAtgacgacgatgacgacgacgtCATCATCCTATCAGACAATGAATCTTCCAGTCCACCAATGAACGGCCTAAGCCACTTCAAGGAGCTGGACACCGATCTGCTCATG aAGAGCAGCCCAGAAGAGAGGGAGCGCATCATTAAGCAGCTGAAAGAGGAGCTCAGGCTGGAGGAGGCCAAACTGGTGCTGCTTAAGAAACTCAGACAGAGTCAGATCCAGAAGGACACACTTCAGAAG CCCTCGGGCCTGTCTGGCTCCgcagctccccctcctctgatCCGGGGAACCATTACAGGGAATAAGCTCTCCCAACAGGTCAGCGGTCGCTtgacaaacctacacacacaagta attGCGACAGGTCGTAGTTCGGGGACGGttatccctccccctctagTGCGAGGCGGGCAGCAGTTGTCGTCCAAGCATGGCTCCCAGATCATCATGCCACCTCTCGTAAGAGGGGCCCAG CAGATCCAGGCTCtccgtcagcagcagcagcagcagcagcagcagcagcaacagcagcagcagcagcagcagcagttggcTGCTTCTGGTGGCCCTGGGTCAGGTCCCCCTCCCTTGCTGTTGGGGACCAGAATCTCGGCTCCCGGCTCCCAGGGCCAAAGGGGTATGGGCCAGTCAGGCCTCGTTAGGGTTGGCAATGTTGGCAATACTAACTTGCTGGTCAATATGTCACAG GCATCGTCAACCAACTTAAAGGTCTCCTCTATGACATCCCAGTCAGGAAGCAGCAACATGTCTGTGGTCAATATAAATGATACCCCAGCAAGCCGCCAGGCTGCTGCTAAACTGGCCCTGCGCAAACAATTGGAAAAGACCCTCTTGGAGATTCCTCCACCAAAACCCCCTGCGCCAGAATTCAACTTCTTGCCCTCGGCTGCAAATAATGAATTCATCTACCTGGTGGGATTGGAAGAAGTTGTACAAAATCTGCTTGATACTATCCACAGAG GAAAGACGGGTGTTGCAACATCTAAGCTTAATCCCAGAGAACCCTTCACCTGCACCCAGTGCAGCACCGACTTCACCTGCCGCTGGAGGCAGGACAAGGCAAAGGGTGGGACCATCCTCTGTGAGGACTGTATGTCATCCAATCAGAAGAAGGCTTTGAAAGCGGAGCACACCAATAGGCTCAAAGCTGCGTTCGTGAAGGCcctgcagcaggagcaggaaATAGAGCAGCGCATCCTTCAGCAGTCCGCCTCACCGGTCTCCCAcagcacctcctccacttcctcctcctcttcctcatccccatCGATGAAGGCAGACCAGCTGGGCGCACAGCAGCTGAAGCAAGTCCAGGCGAGGGTGTCCTCCATGCAGCAtcagcaccatcaccagcaTAGTAGAGGACAGAACATCGTTCACCACCACTCTTCCAGCATCAAGCAG AGCCCTCAGGGCCAGCTGTCCCGAGGCACTGTTTCGTCCATGGGGGTGAGGGGAGTCCCCcactcgttctcctcctcctcccagctgcAGAGCGCAGTAGCAGCCGCGGCCTTGGTCAACCGGCCTGGTAAGCATGCCCATGTGTCCCGCCCCTCTGCCCAGAGCTTAAAGGTGAGCAGCAGGGGGATCAGCGGCAGAAGCAGTGTCAGCGGACACGGAGGTAGTGCATCAGCCAGTGCATGGAAGAAGCAGAGCGACAGCCACACAG GAGTAACCATGGCTTATGTCAACCCAAGTCTTTCCGGCCATAAGACCTCATCCACCGTCGACGCTCGTCAGAGGGAGTACCTTCTGGACATGATTCCATCGCGCTCGATCTCCCAGACAGCAAACACGTggaaataa